The DNA segment GTCGCGGCCGCCGGTGTGGAGCGCGGTGCCGAGGACGCCGAGGACGCCGAGGACGGCGAGGACGGCGAGGACGGCGAGGACGGCGTCGGGGGCGGCGCCGATCACCGGGCCACCGGCCGTTCCGCCGCCGGTGCGCAGCGCGTCGCGGCCGGTGGTGCCGATGGCGAGCTCCAGCGCGTCGTCGAGGGTGTGGCAGCGTCCGGTGGCGGTGTACGTCACGGTGGTCGTGCCGAGTACCCGTGCCTCGCGCCAGCACCCGGCGGCGATCCGCACGTAGGCCCCGCTGTCGACGCGGTCCCGCGCGGTGACGGGCAGCGGGTCGACGCCGAGTCCTTCGGCACGCAGGAGCGCGAGGCCGAGCCCGGGCAGCGGGATGACGGCGTCGGCACCCACGACGCGGCAGCGGTCGTCGGAGGCGTGCAGGACGAGGCCGGGGAGGCCGTCGACGGCCTCGTGGCTGGTGATCAGCGTGCCGCGGTGGTCGGCGGGGAAGGCGAGACCTCGCGGGCGGCCGGCGATGTCCCGGACGCGGATGAGGGCATCGGCAGGCGACGGCTCCCGCCGCGCCGGAGGGGCCTCCCCCGGGCCCCGGTCGGCCGGGGCGTGGAGTGGGCCCCGCTCATGACGGGACGGATCGCGCGACGTCATCGTGGAACCTTCATGCCGTGCCTTCATGCCGTGCTGTCGACTGCCTCGGCCTCGACAGCAGGGCCGGATGATCAGTGGAACGGCACCCCGGTAAACGCGCCCCCTCCCACTCCCCCGTTCACTCCGAGCGCCTGCACTTACGGGTGAACGGGGGCCCAAGTGGACACTCTCAAGGTGGGGGGAACCGAGGGGGACCGTGGAGCGACGGCATGCAATCCCCGTGACGCCGCTCCACCGCCGGGTCCGCCCGTCAGCCGAAGACCGCCAGGCTCTTGGCCTTGCCCCGGTGCTCCTCGACGAGGGCGAGGAAGGTGCCCTCGGGGTCGAAGACGGCGACCGGGCCTGTGCCCGCGTACTCCTCGGGCATCTCCAGGCGCACGCCGTTGGTGAGCAGCCGGGCACGCCGGACGTCGACGTCCCAGCGGGGGAAGGCCGCCGCGGCGGCCTCGGTGATCGGCAGCACGGCCAGTTCCTGCTGGAGCTGGTCGAGGGTGCGGGCCGTGTCCAGTCCGTACGGGCCCACGCGGGTCCTGCGCAGCACCGTGAGGTGACCGCCGACTCCCAGGTCCGCGCCCAGGTCGCGGGCGAGGGCACGGATGTACGTACCGGAGGAGCAGACGACGGAGACGACCAGGTCGAGCACCGGCGTGCCGTCCTCGGCGACGGCCGGGCGGACGTCGTGGACGGTGAACGAGGAGACGGTGACCGGCCGGGCCGGGATGTCGAACTCCTCGCCCTCGCGGGCCCGCTTGTAGGAACGCACGCCGTCGATCTTGATGGCGCTGACCTTGGACGGCACCTGCATGATGGCGCCGGTCAGCTTGGCCACCCCGGCGTCGACGGCCTCGCGGGTGACCTTGGAGGCGTCCGTGGACGAGGTGATCTCGCCCTCGGCATCGTCCGTGAGGGTGTCCTGCCCGAGCCGGATGGTGCCCAGGTACTCCTTCTCGGTCAGCGCGAGGTGGCCGAGGAGCTTGGTGGCCCGCTCGATGCCGAGGACGAGGACGCCCGTCGCCATCGGGTCGAGGGTGCCGGCGTGGCCGACGCGGCGGGTCCGGGCGATGCCGCGCATCTTGGCGACCACGTCGTGCGAAGTGAAGCCCGACGGCTTGTCGATGATGACAAGGCCGCCGGGCGTGGTGTGCTTCTGGGTCATTCGGCGGTGTCGTCCGTCTCGGAGTCCTCGGAGTCCTCGGAGTCCTCGGGCTTGCGGTACGGGTCGGCCCCGCCCGCGTACGCGGCACCTGCGGACGCCTCGCGCACCTTGGCGTCGGACTGGCGCGCCTTGTCGAGGAGGTCCTCGATGTTGCGCGCGGTGTCCGGAAGCGCGTCCATGACGAACTCCAGGGTCGGCGTGAACTTCACGCCCGCCGCCCGGCCCACCTCGGAGCGCAGGACGCCCTTGGCGCTCTCCAGGCCCGCCGCGGCGGCCTTGCGTTCCTCGTCGTCCCCGTACACCGTGTAGAAGACGGTCGCCTCCCGCAGGTCACCCGTGACCCGGGTGTCCGTGATGGTGACGTGCGTGCCGAGCCGCGGGTCCTTGATCCCACGCTGCAGCTTCTGGGCCACCACCTCTCGGATGAGGTCCGCCAGCCTTTTCGCCCGCGCGTTGTCGGCCACTGGTCCGTCTCCCGTTCTTTCCTGTCCGCGTTGTCGAAGCCCCGCGTTCCCGGGGCTGGATTCGTCAGTCGTCCTCAGTCGTCCTCGCCGTGGAAGCGCCGCCTGACGGACAGCAGCTCCACCTCGGGGCGCCCGGCGACCAGCCGCTCGCACCGGTCCAGTACGTCGGTCAGGTGCGCCGCGTCGCCGGACACCACCGCCAGGCCGACGACGGCCCTGCGGTGAAGATCCATGTGATCCACCTCGGCCGCGCTCACCGCGTACTTCCGCTGGAGCTCGGCGACGATCGGGCGGACGACGGAGCGCTTCTCCTTCAGCGACCTGACGTCGCCGAGGAGGAGGTCGAAGGACAGCGTCCCCACATACATGCACAACCGGTTCACCCGCCGGTACGGGATCGGTGCCCCCGCCGTCCGTGGTGGGCAGGGACATCAGAACCGTACATCGAAGGGGCGTGCCGATCGACGGATATGGTGCTCCGCCGACCGGTCCGCCGGCCCCGGACGCACGAGCCGGCCGGCGGGACAGGGGTCCCGCCGGCCGGCACACACCGTGGGATGTTATCCCCGCGGCTTCTCGCGCATCTCGTAGGTCGCGATGACGTCGTCGACCTTGATGTCGTTGAAGTTTCCGAGGTTGATACCGCCCTCGAAGCCTTCCCGGATCTCGGTGACGTCGTCCTTGAAGCGGCGCAGACCGACGATGTTGAGGCTCTCCGCGATGACCTTGCCGTCGCGGAGGAGGCGCGCCTTGGTGTTGCGCTTGACCTCGCCGGAGCGGATGAGAACACCCGCGATGTTGCCCAGCTTGGACGAGCGGAAGACCTCGCGGATCTCCGCCGTGCCGAGCTCGACCTCTTCGTACTCCGGCTTGAGCATGCCCTTGAGGGCTGCCTCGATCTCCTCGATCGCCTGGTAGATGACCGAGTAGTACCGGACATCCACGCCTTCGCGCTCGGCCATCTGCTGTGCCCGCCCGGCGGCGCGCACGTTGAAGCCGATCACGATGGCGTCCGAGCCCATCGCCAGGTCGATGTCGGACTCCGTGACCGCACCGACGCCGCGGTGCAGGACGCGGATGTCGACCTCTTCGCCGACGTCCAGCTGGAGCAGCGAGGACTCGAGGGCCTCGACCGATCCGGACGCGTCACCCTTGATGATCAGGTTCAGCTGCTGGATCTCGCCGGCCTTGAGCACCTTGTCCAGGTCCTCCAGCGACACGCGGCGCGTGCGCTTGGCGAACGCGGCGTTGCGCTCGCGGGCGGCGCGCTTCTCGGCGATCTGACGGGCCGTACGGTCCTCGTCGACGACGATGAAGTTGTCGCCCGCACCCGGGACGTTGGTCAGGCCCAGGACCTGGACCGGTGTCGCCGGGCCGGCCTCGGCGACGTTGTTGCCGTTGTCGTCGAGCATGGCGCGCACGCGGCCGTAGGCGTCGCCCACCACCATCGTGTCGCCGACCCGCAGGGTGCCTCGCTGCACGAGGACGGTCGCCACGGCACCGCGGCCGCGGTCGAGCCGGGACTCGATCGAGATGCCCTGCGCGTCCTGCGTCGGGTTGGCCCGCAGGTCGAGCGAGGCGTCTGCGGTGAGGACGACGGCCTCCAGGAGGCTGTCGATGTGCAGACCCTGCTTGGCGGAGATGTCGACGAACATGGTGTCGCCGCCGTACTCCTCCGCCACCAGACCGAACTCGGTCAGCTGACCGCGCACCTTGGTCGGGTCGGCGCCCTCGACGTCGATCTTGTTGACCGCGACGACGATCGGGACCTCGGCCGCCTTGGCGTGGTTGAGCGCCTCGATGGTCTGCGGCATGACGCCGTCGTTGGCCGCGACGACCAGGATCGCGATGTCGGTCGACCGCGCACCACGGGCACGCATGGCGGTGAACGCCTCGTGCCCCGGGGTGTCGATGAAGGTGATCCTGCGCTCTTCCTCGTTGACCTCGGTCGCGACCTGGTAGGCACCGATGTGCTGGGTGATGCCGCCGGCCTCGCCCGCGATGACGTTCGTCTTGCGGATGGCGTCGAGGAGGCGGGTCTTGCCGTGGTCGACGTGACCCATGACGGTGACGACCGGCGGACGGACCACCAGGTCGTCCTCGCCGCCCTCGTCCTCACCGAACTCCAGGTCGAAGGACTCCAGCAGCTCGCGGTCCTCCTCCTCCGGGCTGACGATCTGAACCGTGTAGTTCATCTCGCCGGCAAGAAGGTGGAGCGTCTCGTCGGAGACGGACTGGGTCGCGGTGACCATCTCGCCGAGGTTCATCATGACCGCGACGAGCGACGCCGGGTTGGCGTTGATCTTCTCCGCGAAGTCGGTGAGCGAGGCACCGCGCGACAGGCGAATGCTCTCGCCGTTGCCGCGGGGCAGCATCACACCGCCGACCGACGGGGCCTGCATGGCCTCGTACTCCTGGCGCCTCTGCCGCTTCGACTTGCGGCCACGACGGGCCGGACCGCCGGGACGGCCGAAGGCGCCCTGCGTGCCACCACGGCCACCGGGACCGCCGGGACGGCCACCGAAGCCGGGACGGCCACCGCCGCCACCGAAGCCACCGCCACCGGGACGACCGGCGAAACCGCCGCCACCACCGGGACGACCGCCACCGCCGCCACCCGGGCCGGCCGGGCGACCGGCGAAGCCGCCGCCACCGGGACGACCGCCGCCGGGACGACCGGCACCGGCCGGACCACGGCCACCGCCGGGACCGCCACCGGGACGGGGACCGGCAGCCGGACGCTGCGGCATCATGCCGGGGTTGGGACGCGGACCGCCGGGGCCGGCGCCACCGGGACGGGGGCCGCCGCCCTGCGGACGCGGCATCGAGCCCGGGGAGGGACGCTGCCCGCCCGGAGCCTGCGGACGGGGACCGCCACCGCCCTGGCCACCGGGAGCCTGGGGACGGGGACCGCCGCCGGGGGCACCCGGACCGCCGGGACGCGCGCCCTGCGGGCGGGGCGACTGCGGGCGGGCCATACCGGTGGAACCACCGGAGGTGAAGGGATTGTTGCCCGGACGCGGGCCGGCCGGGCGTCCACCCGAACGCTGACCGCCGCCACCGGGACGCTGGCCCTGACCGGCCGGACGGCCGCCCTGATTACCCTGGCCGCCCTGACCGGCGGGACGACCGCCGGGCTTGGGAGCGCCGGGACGCGCGCCGGGCTTCGGTCCGGCCGGAGCCGGAGACGGAGCCTGAGCGGCGGCCGGCGCCGGCGGGGCCTGGAACTCAGGGGCCGCCGGAGCCGGCCGCGGCGCGGGACGTGGGCCCGGCGTCGGACGCGGGCCGGCGGGGGGCGTCGGAGCGGGCTCCGACGAGGCCGCGGGCTGCTGGGCCGCGGCGGGCTTGGGTGCGGCCGGCGGCCGCGGTGCTGCCGGACGTGCCTGCGCCGGGGACGGCGCGGGCCTGGGCGCGGCCTTCCTGGGCGCGCCGGGCTTGGCACCGGACTTGCCGTTGCCCCCGCCCTGCTGGAACGCGTCGGTCAGCTTGCGTACTACGGGCGCTTCGATC comes from the Streptomyces sp. KMM 9044 genome and includes:
- the infB gene encoding translation initiation factor IF-2 encodes the protein MAKVRVYELAKEFGVESKVVMAKLQELGEFVRSASSTIEAPVVRKLTDAFQQGGGNGKSGAKPGAPRKAAPRPAPSPAQARPAAPRPPAAPKPAAAQQPAASSEPAPTPPAGPRPTPGPRPAPRPAPAAPEFQAPPAPAAAQAPSPAPAGPKPGARPGAPKPGGRPAGQGGQGNQGGRPAGQGQRPGGGGQRSGGRPAGPRPGNNPFTSGGSTGMARPQSPRPQGARPGGPGAPGGGPRPQAPGGQGGGGPRPQAPGGQRPSPGSMPRPQGGGPRPGGAGPGGPRPNPGMMPQRPAAGPRPGGGPGGGRGPAGAGRPGGGRPGGGGFAGRPAGPGGGGGGRPGGGGGFAGRPGGGGFGGGGGRPGFGGRPGGPGGRGGTQGAFGRPGGPARRGRKSKRQRRQEYEAMQAPSVGGVMLPRGNGESIRLSRGASLTDFAEKINANPASLVAVMMNLGEMVTATQSVSDETLHLLAGEMNYTVQIVSPEEEDRELLESFDLEFGEDEGGEDDLVVRPPVVTVMGHVDHGKTRLLDAIRKTNVIAGEAGGITQHIGAYQVATEVNEEERRITFIDTPGHEAFTAMRARGARSTDIAILVVAANDGVMPQTIEALNHAKAAEVPIVVAVNKIDVEGADPTKVRGQLTEFGLVAEEYGGDTMFVDISAKQGLHIDSLLEAVVLTADASLDLRANPTQDAQGISIESRLDRGRGAVATVLVQRGTLRVGDTMVVGDAYGRVRAMLDDNGNNVAEAGPATPVQVLGLTNVPGAGDNFIVVDEDRTARQIAEKRAARERNAAFAKRTRRVSLEDLDKVLKAGEIQQLNLIIKGDASGSVEALESSLLQLDVGEEVDIRVLHRGVGAVTESDIDLAMGSDAIVIGFNVRAAGRAQQMAEREGVDVRYYSVIYQAIEEIEAALKGMLKPEYEEVELGTAEIREVFRSSKLGNIAGVLIRSGEVKRNTKARLLRDGKVIAESLNIVGLRRFKDDVTEIREGFEGGINLGNFNDIKVDDVIATYEMREKPRG
- the rbfA gene encoding 30S ribosome-binding factor RbfA, translated to MADNARAKRLADLIREVVAQKLQRGIKDPRLGTHVTITDTRVTGDLREATVFYTVYGDDEERKAAAAGLESAKGVLRSEVGRAAGVKFTPTLEFVMDALPDTARNIEDLLDKARQSDAKVREASAGAAYAGGADPYRKPEDSEDSEDSETDDTAE
- a CDS encoding DUF503 domain-containing protein, whose translation is MYVGTLSFDLLLGDVRSLKEKRSVVRPIVAELQRKYAVSAAEVDHMDLHRRAVVGLAVVSGDAAHLTDVLDRCERLVAGRPEVELLSVRRRFHGEDD
- the truB gene encoding tRNA pseudouridine(55) synthase TruB; protein product: MTQKHTTPGGLVIIDKPSGFTSHDVVAKMRGIARTRRVGHAGTLDPMATGVLVLGIERATKLLGHLALTEKEYLGTIRLGQDTLTDDAEGEITSSTDASKVTREAVDAGVAKLTGAIMQVPSKVSAIKIDGVRSYKRAREGEEFDIPARPVTVSSFTVHDVRPAVAEDGTPVLDLVVSVVCSSGTYIRALARDLGADLGVGGHLTVLRRTRVGPYGLDTARTLDQLQQELAVLPITEAAAAAFPRWDVDVRRARLLTNGVRLEMPEEYAGTGPVAVFDPEGTFLALVEEHRGKAKSLAVFG